Below is a genomic region from Mycolicibacter hiberniae.
ACCATTGTGGGGCATCGCCCGCGCCTGCCGGTGAACACACAGCAAATAGGCGTGCGACCAGCGTCGAATCGTGGTGAACTGTTCGGCGGAGGTCAATGGTGCGACATCTCAACCGGCTGCAAGACCGGATATGAAACGTCGGGGCCACCGCACCCCCGGTGCCCCACCGGCGAGCCTGAGCGGGCTTGCCAGCGCCCCATGCCTGCACTCGGTCGCCGCCGGGACCACCGAGACCACCTCGATCTGGACCCGCCGCCGGGTCCTGCTGCTGAACTCCACCTTCGAGCCGTTGACGGCGCTGCCGCTGCGGCGCGCCGTGGTGATGCTGATCTGCGGCAAGGCCGACGCGGTGCACGACGACCCGTCCGGCCCGGTCATCCACTCGGCGACCCGGGCGGTGCCGGTCCCGTCGGTGATCCGGCTGCGCAGCTACGTGCGGGTGCCCTACCGGGCCCGGATCCCGCTGACCCGGGCCGCACTGA
It encodes:
- a CDS encoding HNH endonuclease — its product is MKRRGHRTPGAPPASLSGLASAPCLHSVAAGTTETTSIWTRRRVLLLNSTFEPLTALPLRRAVVMLICGKADAVHDDPSGPVIHSATRAVPVPSVIRLRSYVRVPYRARIPLTRAALMHRDQHSCAYCGGKADTVDHVVPRSRGGDHSWENCVAACSTCNHRKADRLLTEIGWTLRLVPTSPKGQHWRLLAVINDLDPVWMRYLGEGAA